The Ovis aries strain OAR_USU_Benz2616 breed Rambouillet chromosome 11, ARS-UI_Ramb_v3.0, whole genome shotgun sequence genome window below encodes:
- the RAMP2 gene encoding receptor activity-modifying protein 2 has translation MASLRAERAVGSPWLPATRAGRPAALRLLLLLGAVLKPQESLAQLLPTPDGSKSDGKTVLETYGTNVQQCWHDYEVQMDSIKKDWCDWALISRPYSFLRDCLEKGAEEFGLGFPNPWAEEIIFETHHIHFANCSLVQPTFSDPPEDVLLAMIIAPICLIPFLVTLVVWRSKDSEAQT, from the exons ATGGCCTCGCTCCGGGCGGAGCGCGCTGTCGGCAGCCCGTGGCTCCCCGCCACCCGCGCCGGGCGACCGGCTGcgctccgcctcctcctcctgctgggCG CTGTCCTGAAGCCCCAGGAGTCCTTGGCTCAGCTTCTTCCCACCCCAGACGGCTCCAAGTCGGATG GGAAAACGGTGTTGGAGACCTATGGGACAAATGTCCAACAATGCTGGCACGATTATGAGGTTCAGATGGACTCTATCAAGAAGGACTGGTGTGACTGGGCCCTGATTAGCAG GCCTTATAGCTTCCTTCGAGACTGCTTGGAAAAGGGTGCGGAAGAGTTTGGCCTGGGCTTCCCCAATCCCTGGGCAGAAGAGATCATCTTTGAGACCCACCACATCCACTTTGCCAACTGCTCCCTGGTGCAACCCACCTTCTCAGACCCCCCAGAAGATGTGCTCCTGGCCATGATCATAGCCCCCATCTGCCTCATCCCCTTCCTCGTCACCCTCGTGGTGTGGAGGAGTAAAGACAGTGAAGCGCAGACCTAG